From a region of the Leptospira kmetyi serovar Malaysia str. Bejo-Iso9 genome:
- a CDS encoding response regulator, which produces MKPAVTKIFLVDDHAILREGLKMILSGQTGFEICGESGDAEKALDQIGKLNPDLVITDISMPGLSGIDLVKNLRKYYPNIRTIILSRHDNKEYVQKLLELGINGYVLKDDAGNDLLRAIEAVHKGETYLSPGITAHFLSGFVGGKPGEENQDAKKAFSVLSDREREILKLVAEGNSNESIGKILRISPATVKVHRANIMKKLDLHKVADLVMYAIRAGLIES; this is translated from the coding sequence ATGAAACCTGCTGTGACAAAAATATTCTTAGTCGATGATCACGCCATTCTCAGAGAAGGGCTTAAGATGATTCTATCCGGACAAACCGGTTTTGAAATCTGCGGAGAATCCGGAGACGCGGAAAAGGCGTTGGATCAAATCGGCAAATTGAATCCAGACTTGGTGATCACCGATATTTCCATGCCGGGCTTGAGCGGAATCGATCTCGTAAAAAATCTGAGAAAGTATTATCCGAACATTCGAACCATCATTCTTTCCCGCCACGACAACAAAGAATACGTTCAAAAATTATTGGAACTCGGAATCAACGGTTACGTTTTGAAAGACGACGCTGGCAACGATCTTCTTCGCGCGATCGAAGCGGTTCACAAAGGGGAAACGTATTTGAGTCCGGGAATCACCGCTCATTTCTTATCCGGCTTTGTGGGCGGTAAACCGGGAGAAGAAAATCAAGACGCCAAAAAAGCGTTCTCCGTTCTTTCGGATCGTGAAAGAGAAATTTTAAAACTCGTCGCCGAAGGAAATTCCAACGAGTCGATCGGAAAGATCCTGAGAATTTCTCCCGCAACGGTAAAGGTTCACCGCGCGAACATCATGAAAAAATTGGATCTTCATAAGGTGGCCGATCTTGTGATGTATGCGATCCGCGCCGGCTTGATCGAATCCTAA
- a CDS encoding MarR family winged helix-turn-helix transcriptional regulator has product MSEFRIENTLGYRVNRCGIAMRQDLRRRFNEQGHSITPEEWIILNRLWENDGLTQNEISQKTIKDKTTVTRFLSKMEEDGLIQRKSSKEDKRVNHVHLTAKGKKLKELLIPIAKELMSNAAEGISHEHLRITLETLKQIETNLSNLDSLQD; this is encoded by the coding sequence ATGAGCGAGTTTCGAATAGAAAACACTTTGGGATATAGGGTCAATCGTTGCGGAATCGCGATGAGACAGGATTTACGACGTCGGTTTAACGAACAAGGTCATTCGATCACACCGGAAGAATGGATCATATTAAACCGACTTTGGGAAAACGACGGCCTCACCCAAAACGAAATCTCCCAAAAGACCATCAAAGACAAAACTACGGTGACCCGTTTTTTGAGTAAAATGGAAGAGGACGGATTGATCCAAAGAAAATCTTCGAAAGAGGATAAACGGGTCAATCACGTGCATCTTACCGCGAAAGGGAAAAAGCTGAAAGAACTTCTCATTCCGATCGCAAAAGAACTGATGTCGAACGCGGCGGAAGGAATTTCGCATGAACATCTGCGAATCACTCTCGAGACATTGAAGCAAATCGAAACAAATCTATCCAATCTTGATTCTTTACAGGATTGA